In Staphylococcus lloydii, the following proteins share a genomic window:
- a CDS encoding antibiotic biosynthesis monooxygenase family protein: protein MKNEIHRIYLDKNNNEVTINRFNVTYHYTILEQINDLPQYGYAVLNHLYANPGLEADFERVFLNRDKHLENTEGFENLLFLKPHSTHEHHVIITFWQDEAAYKHWQESQEYKASHKNRGTKQGADKSIVNRNLSFNISLEFK from the coding sequence TTGAAAAATGAAATACATCGTATTTATTTAGACAAAAATAATAATGAGGTAACTATTAATAGATTTAATGTGACATATCACTATACTATATTAGAACAAATTAATGATTTGCCACAATATGGTTATGCAGTTTTAAACCATTTATATGCTAATCCTGGTTTAGAGGCAGACTTCGAGCGTGTGTTCTTAAATAGAGATAAACATCTAGAGAATACTGAAGGGTTTGAAAATCTATTATTTCTAAAGCCACATAGTACACATGAACATCATGTTATCATTACGTTTTGGCAAGACGAAGCAGCTTACAAACATTGGCAAGAGTCTCAGGAATATAAAGCATCCCATAAAAATAGAGGAACCAAGCAAGGTGCTGATAAATCTATTGTAAACAGAAACCTATCATTTAATATTAGTTTAGAATTTAAATAA
- a CDS encoding phytoene/squalene synthase family protein, with amino-acid sequence MNQLERDYNHCHNIMKEHSKTFSYAFDFLDLKRKKAIWAIYAVCRIIDDSIDKYKDLEQLNGIARDLDVIYSDCDYIQAYQSDAAIMNALSNTLNTYSIPKKPFESLIQYVKEDLVLKEMKTDSDLYEYCYGVAGTVGELLTPILTSSNENNFEQAEEAAIALGKAMQITNILRDVGEDFQNGRIYLSVEKLAQYRVNLHSIYYEGVTPNYIELWESYATEAVRLYDIALNGINYFDEEVRYIIELAAIAYHEILVEVRKANYTLHKKVYVSKLKKMKIYRELSAKYNRSETL; translated from the coding sequence ATGAATCAATTAGAGAGAGATTATAACCATTGTCACAATATAATGAAAGAACATTCAAAAACGTTCTCATATGCCTTTGATTTTTTGGATTTAAAAAGGAAAAAAGCAATTTGGGCTATTTATGCAGTTTGCAGAATTATAGATGACAGTATTGATAAATACAAAGACCTTGAGCAATTAAACGGCATAGCTAGAGATTTAGATGTGATTTATAGCGATTGTGATTATATTCAAGCGTATCAAAGTGATGCAGCTATTATGAATGCTTTAAGTAATACATTGAATACATATTCAATACCTAAAAAACCTTTTGAATCTTTAATTCAATATGTGAAGGAAGATTTAGTTTTAAAAGAAATGAAAACTGATTCAGATTTATATGAGTATTGCTATGGTGTGGCAGGTACTGTCGGTGAATTGTTAACTCCTATATTAACTTCATCAAATGAAAATAATTTCGAGCAAGCTGAAGAAGCTGCGATTGCTTTAGGCAAGGCAATGCAAATAACTAATATTTTAAGAGATGTCGGCGAAGATTTTCAAAATGGAAGAATTTATCTAAGTGTAGAAAAATTAGCTCAATATCGAGTTAATCTACATTCTATATATTATGAAGGAGTTACGCCAAATTATATAGAACTGTGGGAAAGTTACGCTACAGAGGCAGTTAGGTTATATGATATTGCATTAAACGGTATTAATTATTTTGACGAAGAGGTACGTTACATTATCGAATTAGCTGCGATAGCTTATCATGAAATACTTGTGGAAGTAAGGAAGGCAAACTATACGTTGCATAAGAAAGTATATGTAAGCAAATTGAAAAAAATGAAAATTTATCGTGAACTTAGTGCGAAATATAATAGGAGTGAAACATTATGA
- a CDS encoding cryptochrome/photolyase family protein translates to MHLGVILNRVFRTKDNPLFQYIVKYQNEINKLYFILPLEDLTDASEVKRNYYYKVVKGFVNALDKHDIQPYIVTYEKLGELAETLALSHVLVAKDIMSYHKEIYDYPHVKKAFENHQVTVIGQRVNHYFVPTKTFNKQQQPYKVFTSFYKANRQDLVHTPKKSYQFKQLSQIAEKGSNQSDLKFENNKDIEKLARKAWDDFLNGDIAHYDKLTDDVSQDFVSGLGKYLAYGLLDIREIINDLLEDYESDEKNFEAFIREVLFREFYYVLMTQYSETATKSFSEKYRNMQWSYNKTHFEVWKKGQTGYPIVDAAMKKLNRTGYMHNRLRMVVSQFLTKNLFIDWTWGEEYFRQYLIDYDNASNVHGWQWSASTGTDAVPYFRMFNPIRQSERFDAQGYFIKTQLEIFNDVSSKYIHDPTKYKDKLQEIYHIEIGKDYPQTIVNHKNSRDYVMDKFKQF, encoded by the coding sequence ATGCATTTAGGAGTCATACTTAACAGAGTTTTTAGAACGAAAGATAATCCACTTTTTCAATATATAGTGAAGTATCAAAATGAGATAAATAAATTGTATTTTATCTTACCTTTAGAAGATTTAACTGACGCATCAGAAGTAAAACGTAACTATTACTATAAAGTTGTAAAAGGATTTGTAAATGCTTTAGATAAGCATGATATACAACCTTATATTGTCACATACGAAAAGCTAGGTGAATTAGCAGAAACATTGGCGTTATCTCACGTATTAGTAGCAAAAGATATTATGAGTTATCACAAAGAAATATATGACTATCCTCATGTAAAAAAGGCTTTTGAAAATCACCAAGTTACAGTAATTGGACAGCGCGTGAATCATTATTTTGTGCCAACAAAGACTTTTAATAAACAGCAACAGCCTTATAAAGTATTTACTAGTTTTTATAAAGCAAATCGTCAGGACTTAGTACACACCCCTAAAAAAAGTTATCAATTTAAGCAGTTGTCTCAAATTGCGGAAAAGGGTTCAAATCAAAGTGACTTAAAATTTGAAAATAATAAAGATATAGAAAAGTTAGCGCGTAAAGCTTGGGATGATTTTTTAAATGGTGACATAGCTCATTATGATAAATTGACTGACGATGTGTCGCAGGATTTTGTTAGTGGATTAGGTAAATATTTAGCATATGGACTACTCGATATTCGTGAAATTATAAATGATTTACTTGAAGATTATGAGAGCGATGAAAAAAATTTTGAAGCTTTTATAAGAGAGGTTCTATTCCGTGAATTTTATTATGTGTTAATGACACAGTATTCAGAAACGGCAACTAAATCCTTTTCTGAAAAATATCGAAACATGCAATGGTCGTATAATAAAACACATTTTGAAGTATGGAAAAAAGGTCAAACTGGTTACCCAATCGTTGATGCTGCAATGAAGAAGCTGAATCGTACAGGATATATGCATAATCGCTTACGAATGGTCGTATCACAATTTTTAACGAAAAATTTATTTATTGATTGGACTTGGGGGGAGGAGTACTTTAGACAGTATTTGATAGATTATGATAATGCATCTAATGTACATGGATGGCAGTGGTCAGCATCAACTGGAACAGATGCAGTGCCTTATTTCAGAATGTTTAATCCTATACGTCAAAGTGAGCGTTTTGATGCGCAAGGGTATTTTATTAAAACACAGCTAGAAATATTTAATGATGTGAGCAGTAAATACATTCATGATCCAACTAAATATAAAGACAAGTTACAAGAAATTTATCATATTGAAATTGGAAAAGATTATCCACAGACTATCGTGAATCATAAAAATAGTAGAGATTATGTTATGGATAAATTTAAGCAATTTTGA
- a CDS encoding TspO/MBR family protein, with translation MKANGIIKKIIKVITPITGGKFIGKFAVKNARKDYKNNVKPPFSPPGYVFPIVWPILYTTMGVAYALVTNKSTSKALKGAYYSQLSLNYLWSILYFKYKLRFSALIESVVLLGAVVTTTVKFFNVKKVAGILLVPYMLWSAFATYLTAGNWYLNKDNPSYTAKSEH, from the coding sequence ATGAAAGCAAACGGGATAATTAAAAAAATTATAAAAGTTATAACACCAATTACAGGTGGTAAATTTATAGGGAAATTTGCAGTGAAAAACGCGAGAAAAGATTATAAAAATAATGTTAAACCACCTTTTTCACCACCCGGCTATGTCTTTCCAATTGTGTGGCCAATACTTTATACAACGATGGGCGTAGCTTATGCATTAGTGACTAATAAATCTACTAGTAAGGCTTTGAAAGGTGCTTATTACTCACAATTAAGCCTGAATTATCTATGGTCGATATTATACTTCAAATATAAATTACGCTTTAGTGCGTTGATAGAGAGTGTTGTATTACTGGGCGCAGTAGTTACAACAACTGTAAAATTTTTCAATGTAAAAAAAGTTGCTGGCATTTTACTAGTTCCATATATGCTTTGGAGCGCTTTTGCTACTTATTTAACAGCTGGTAATTGGTATTTAAATAAAGATAACCCAAGCTATACAGCGAAATCTGAGCATTAA
- a CDS encoding phytoene desaturase family protein: MGNKKVVVIGGGLGGIASAICMAQAGYQVDLYEQNKHIGGKVNRLDIDDYGFDLGPSILTMPKVFQRLFQRCDERLEDYVSIRKLSLQIRNVYPDGQILDLYESMEDMLTNNESLTNKDIEQLSSFFSYAQKIHQVAEKSYFDKGLDTMYAIIRYHGPFSALKQFDYFHTMQQAINKRVDNPYLREMLGYFIKYVGSSSYDAPAVLSLLPQMQHEEGLWYVDGGIHKLAEAMEQLARKLGVGIHFNTPVKRINYNSQNKVTGITIESNKEIYADYIISNMEVIPVYKYLLNFDANQINKLERKFEPASSGYVMHLGVDKSYPELQHHNFFFSSNSKVNYDQVFHQYVLPEDPTIYVVNTNKTDKTQAPEGHENIKILPHIPYIQSKSFSEAEYLQFQERILDKLESMGLKDLRKHIVYEDVWTPHDIENTYNSNKGAIYGVVSNKKKNKGFKFPKKSQYFKNLYFVGGSVNPGAGMPMVTLSGMQVAEAIINGESS, translated from the coding sequence ATGGGAAATAAGAAAGTGGTTGTCATAGGAGGTGGCTTGGGAGGGATTGCCAGTGCAATTTGTATGGCTCAAGCAGGCTATCAAGTGGATTTATATGAACAAAATAAGCATATCGGTGGAAAGGTAAATAGGTTAGACATAGATGACTATGGATTTGATCTCGGTCCATCAATTTTAACCATGCCTAAAGTATTTCAACGCCTATTTCAACGATGTGATGAAAGGCTAGAAGATTATGTTAGCATTCGTAAGTTAAGTTTACAGATTAGAAACGTTTATCCAGATGGTCAAATTTTAGATTTATATGAATCCATGGAAGATATGTTAACAAATAATGAATCGTTAACAAATAAGGATATAGAGCAACTTTCTTCGTTTTTTAGTTACGCACAAAAGATACATCAAGTTGCTGAAAAAAGCTACTTTGATAAGGGGTTAGATACGATGTATGCAATCATTCGTTATCATGGTCCATTTTCAGCTTTAAAACAATTCGACTATTTTCATACAATGCAACAAGCCATTAATAAAAGGGTAGATAACCCATATTTAAGAGAAATGCTAGGTTATTTCATAAAATATGTCGGCTCCTCATCTTATGATGCTCCGGCTGTATTGAGTTTATTACCTCAAATGCAACATGAGGAAGGTTTGTGGTACGTAGATGGTGGCATTCATAAGTTAGCGGAAGCGATGGAACAATTAGCGAGAAAATTAGGTGTGGGCATACATTTTAACACCCCTGTAAAACGTATCAATTATAATAGTCAAAATAAGGTGACAGGGATAACAATAGAAAGTAATAAGGAAATATATGCAGATTACATTATATCTAATATGGAAGTAATCCCTGTTTATAAGTATTTATTGAATTTTGATGCAAACCAAATAAACAAATTGGAACGTAAATTTGAGCCAGCTAGTTCAGGTTATGTCATGCATCTTGGTGTGGACAAAAGTTATCCAGAGCTTCAACATCATAACTTTTTCTTTTCAAGTAATTCTAAAGTTAATTATGATCAAGTTTTTCACCAGTATGTTTTGCCTGAAGATCCGACTATTTATGTAGTGAATACAAATAAAACAGATAAGACACAGGCGCCAGAGGGACACGAGAATATAAAAATATTGCCACACATACCGTACATTCAGAGTAAGTCATTTAGTGAAGCAGAATATCTGCAATTCCAAGAACGTATATTGGATAAATTAGAGTCCATGGGCTTGAAAGATTTGAGAAAGCACATTGTATATGAAGACGTATGGACACCACATGATATAGAAAATACATACAATTCTAATAAAGGAGCTATATATGGTGTAGTATCCAATAAGAAGAAAAATAAAGGTTTTAAATTTCCTAAAAAAAGTCAGTACTTCAAAAATTTGTACTTTGTAGGTGGTTCTGTAAATCCTGGCGCTGGTATGCCTATGGTTACTTTGAGTGGTATGCAAGTAGCAGAAGCTATTATTAATGGAGAAAGTAGTTGA
- a CDS encoding phytoene desaturase family protein has protein sequence MKIAVIGGGVSGLAAASRLAANGHQVDLYEKNQQIGGRMNQIKQDGFTFDMGPSIVMMPEIYRDVFNYAQKNMNDYLEIKQLSHIYDVYFSETDQIRVPTDLAQLRNMLEGIEPNSTYGFMSFLTDIYERYEIARKYFLERTFRKPTDFYNPFTIYQGMKLKTFDKADNLIEKYVDNEKIQKILAFQTLYIGIDPKRSPSLYSIIPMIELMFGVHFIKGGMYSFVRALQTLNEELGTQIYTNANVEEIIIDSRYKRAEGLKVNGHIEKYDKIICTADFPYATSSLIKNEHHPKKYTTQKIDNMDYSCSAFLMYIGVDKDLSEDILLHNVIFSKDFDNNINEIFSGEISQDPSIYVYAPSVEDQSLAPEGQTGIYVLMPVSELKTGDTDWSDESTIIQVKDIIYNKLSTIKALKDLKKQVVTEIIYTPKDFEGDYNAKFGAAFGLMPTLAQSNYYRPPNVSRDYKNLYFAGASVHPGAGVPIVLTSAKITVDAMLEDINNGI, from the coding sequence ATGAAGATTGCAGTTATAGGCGGCGGTGTTTCAGGTTTAGCTGCAGCTTCAAGATTAGCAGCAAACGGTCACCAAGTAGATTTATATGAAAAGAACCAACAAATAGGTGGCAGAATGAATCAGATCAAGCAAGATGGATTTACATTTGATATGGGACCAAGCATCGTAATGATGCCTGAGATTTATCGAGACGTTTTTAATTACGCTCAAAAAAATATGAATGATTACTTGGAAATTAAACAATTATCACATATATATGATGTTTATTTTAGTGAAACAGATCAAATTCGCGTTCCTACAGATCTTGCTCAATTAAGAAATATGCTTGAAGGTATTGAACCTAACTCTACATATGGTTTTATGTCCTTTTTAACAGATATATACGAAAGATACGAAATAGCACGAAAATATTTTCTAGAACGTACGTTTAGAAAACCTACGGATTTTTATAATCCTTTTACTATATATCAGGGTATGAAACTCAAAACATTTGATAAAGCAGATAATTTAATTGAAAAATATGTTGATAATGAAAAAATCCAAAAGATTTTAGCGTTTCAAACATTATATATAGGTATCGACCCTAAACGAAGCCCGTCATTGTATTCAATTATACCCATGATAGAGTTAATGTTTGGTGTTCACTTTATAAAAGGTGGTATGTATAGCTTTGTCAGAGCGCTTCAAACGCTAAATGAAGAATTAGGTACTCAAATTTATACCAACGCAAACGTTGAAGAAATTATCATTGATAGTAGGTATAAGCGTGCGGAGGGACTAAAAGTAAACGGACATATAGAAAAGTATGACAAAATAATTTGTACTGCTGATTTTCCATATGCTACTTCATCTTTAATTAAAAATGAACATCATCCTAAGAAGTATACGACACAGAAAATTGATAACATGGACTATTCTTGCTCAGCCTTTTTAATGTACATAGGGGTTGATAAAGATTTATCTGAAGATATCTTGTTACATAATGTTATATTTTCAAAGGATTTTGATAATAATATCAATGAAATATTTTCCGGGGAAATATCCCAAGATCCATCAATATATGTATACGCTCCTAGTGTGGAAGATCAGTCGTTAGCGCCAGAAGGTCAAACAGGTATTTATGTGCTGATGCCCGTTTCAGAATTGAAAACAGGTGATACGGATTGGTCTGATGAGTCAACAATCATACAAGTGAAAGATATTATTTACAATAAGCTTTCTACGATTAAAGCGTTAAAAGATTTGAAAAAGCAAGTTGTGACAGAAATTATTTATACGCCTAAGGATTTTGAAGGAGATTATAATGCTAAATTTGGAGCAGCCTTTGGTTTAATGCCTACTTTAGCGCAAAGTAACTATTACAGACCGCCGAATGTGAGCAGAGATTACAAAAATTTGTATTTTGCTGGAGCTAGTGTTCATCCAGGGGCAGGAGTGCCAATTGTACTGACGAGTGCTAAAATTACAGTTGATGCTATGTTAGAAGATATTAATAATGGTATATAA
- a CDS encoding pyridoxamine 5'-phosphate oxidase family protein, with translation MNNKQLQNEIENILNTSKIGVLSTAHNNTPNSRYMVFYNDGHTLYTKTSIESKKIAEFKDNPKAHVLIGYDETNNRSFLEIDANVEILKDQETIDWIWNKQDKSFFDSKDDPNLCVIKVIPKSIKIMNDKKLDAPQTITFD, from the coding sequence ATGAATAACAAACAATTACAAAATGAAATTGAAAATATATTAAATACATCAAAAATAGGTGTCCTATCTACTGCACATAACAATACACCTAATAGTAGATACATGGTATTTTATAATGATGGACACACACTTTATACTAAGACAAGCATTGAGTCTAAAAAAATTGCTGAATTTAAAGATAATCCCAAAGCTCACGTACTTATAGGTTACGATGAAACGAATAATCGTAGTTTTCTAGAAATTGATGCTAATGTTGAAATACTGAAAGATCAAGAGACTATTGATTGGATTTGGAACAAACAAGATAAGTCCTTTTTTGACTCTAAGGATGATCCAAACTTGTGTGTAATTAAAGTAATACCAAAATCCATAAAAATTATGAACGATAAAAAATTAGACGCACCACAAACCATTACGTTCGATTAG
- a CDS encoding glycosyltransferase, translating into MYARRAIINNSGKGRGQTAVSIIVPARNEAENLPKLLNSISKEQEIEVIVMDDGSTDETQVVARYYGASVYTVENDTTWQGKSHACWQGNKYATHDLLMFVDADVQFACDDSIQNIANQYDLQGGKGLLSIQPYHKIKKLYENISAIFNLMTIVGMNQFSITKSANNEQGAFGPVLVTNKQDYKLTQGHLKAKNQIIEGFAINKAYNQQGLPVSLHEGQGVVNFRMYSQGYKALLEGWSKHFALGSQVTKKSTLTFVFLWLFGSLTTVLAIIFSINLGSLYILLAITLYFIYAIQFHIFIRRTGNFNIVASLCHPLLFICFVVIFFKSWLDINVFKRIYWKGRRIDL; encoded by the coding sequence ATGTATGCGCGTCGAGCGATTATAAATAACTCCGGAAAAGGAAGAGGTCAGACAGCCGTCAGTATTATTGTACCTGCTAGAAATGAAGCGGAGAACTTACCTAAATTACTTAACAGTATAAGTAAAGAGCAAGAAATAGAAGTAATTGTTATGGATGATGGTTCAACTGATGAGACACAAGTTGTCGCTAGATATTATGGTGCGAGCGTATATACTGTTGAAAATGATACTACATGGCAAGGTAAGTCACATGCTTGTTGGCAAGGTAACAAATATGCAACGCATGATTTATTAATGTTTGTTGATGCTGATGTTCAGTTTGCTTGTGATGATAGTATTCAAAATATAGCCAATCAATATGATTTACAAGGTGGTAAAGGTTTGTTGTCAATACAACCTTATCACAAGATAAAAAAGCTCTATGAAAATATATCGGCGATTTTTAATTTAATGACAATCGTAGGTATGAATCAATTTTCAATCACGAAATCAGCAAATAATGAGCAAGGCGCGTTTGGACCAGTCCTTGTGACAAATAAGCAAGATTATAAATTGACACAAGGACATTTGAAAGCTAAAAATCAAATCATTGAAGGCTTTGCAATAAATAAAGCATATAATCAGCAAGGTTTGCCAGTTAGTTTGCATGAAGGCCAAGGCGTAGTGAATTTTAGAATGTATTCTCAAGGATATAAAGCGCTACTAGAGGGTTGGAGTAAACACTTTGCACTTGGCTCTCAAGTAACTAAAAAGTCTACGCTTACGTTTGTATTTTTATGGCTATTTGGTTCACTTACAACAGTTTTAGCGATAATTTTTTCAATTAATTTAGGCTCGTTATATATATTATTAGCTATTACTCTATATTTTATATATGCGATACAATTTCATATATTTATTCGAAGAACAGGAAATTTTAATATCGTTGCGAGTTTGTGTCATCCACTGCTCTTCATATGCTTTGTCGTGATATTTTTTAAATCATGGTTAGATATCAATGTATTCAAACGTATATATTGGAAAGGCCGTAGAATAGATTTATAG
- a CDS encoding NAD-dependent epimerase/dehydratase family protein, translating to MKKILLTGASGYIGSHLMNKLKDNYEIIAISRNIENKSNEHNVTWKAADLFDLNEITEVMEDIDIAIYLVHSMMPSAKLTQASFEDMDALLADNFAKAASYNKVQHIVFMSGLIPNTSELSPHLRSRLECEQILGSYGVPVSTLRAGLIIGSKGSSYPILKKLVDRLPGLLLPKWAYNTTLPVAIDDVIDGLYKIVERNPNENESIDIGGPSHMTYKDLFKQTAEVLDKRLPTIDLPIIPIWLSKYWVKLISGVPKEMVYPLMDSLIHDMIRNDENIVKDISIGKIDYKESVRNALEEETKTQKKGKSSRKGDIKDVRAISRVVLPKDVNMIQLAESYANFLNRITLNVVNSDFNEDNFTISVPCLNKDLLLLSKDFKASNNERILYRIVGGDFALDSDGGNARLEFRRLPNSDACIIALQEYEPTLPWWVYKYTQAKVHKSVMNLFKFKINSQKTNKGEYFNMKKFILPIVITGAIVLKVYGLKKYLARKNNMSNAEL from the coding sequence ATGAAAAAAATATTATTAACAGGCGCTTCGGGATATATCGGTAGTCACTTAATGAATAAATTAAAAGATAACTATGAAATTATAGCTATTTCTAGAAATATAGAAAATAAATCAAATGAACACAATGTTACTTGGAAGGCAGCTGACTTGTTTGATTTAAATGAAATCACTGAGGTAATGGAGGATATTGATATCGCTATATATCTTGTCCATTCTATGATGCCTTCAGCTAAGTTGACGCAGGCGAGCTTTGAAGATATGGATGCATTATTAGCTGATAATTTTGCTAAAGCCGCAAGTTATAACAAAGTTCAGCATATTGTATTTATGAGTGGTTTGATACCTAATACAAGTGAATTATCACCACATTTAAGAAGCCGTTTAGAGTGCGAACAGATTTTAGGATCATATGGTGTACCAGTAAGTACTTTAAGAGCGGGTTTGATTATAGGCTCTAAAGGAAGTTCTTACCCTATATTAAAAAAATTAGTGGATAGATTACCTGGCCTGTTACTGCCAAAATGGGCTTATAATACAACATTGCCAGTTGCAATAGACGACGTGATTGACGGTTTATATAAAATTGTAGAGCGTAATCCAAATGAGAACGAATCGATAGATATTGGTGGACCTAGTCATATGACTTATAAAGATCTATTCAAGCAAACTGCAGAGGTACTAGATAAACGATTACCTACGATAGATTTGCCTATTATTCCCATTTGGCTAAGTAAATATTGGGTGAAACTTATTTCAGGTGTTCCAAAAGAAATGGTCTATCCGTTAATGGATAGCTTAATTCATGATATGATTAGAAATGATGAAAATATTGTGAAGGACATTTCTATAGGCAAGATTGATTATAAGGAAAGTGTGCGTAATGCCTTGGAAGAAGAAACTAAGACACAAAAGAAAGGGAAGTCATCACGTAAGGGCGATATTAAAGATGTTAGAGCAATATCAAGGGTAGTCTTACCTAAAGATGTAAATATGATTCAATTGGCAGAATCATATGCAAATTTTTTAAATAGAATTACATTAAATGTCGTTAATAGTGATTTTAACGAAGATAACTTTACGATTAGTGTGCCGTGTTTAAATAAGGACTTATTATTATTAAGTAAAGATTTTAAAGCTTCTAATAACGAGAGAATTTTATATCGAATTGTTGGTGGAGATTTCGCTTTAGATTCAGATGGTGGTAATGCGAGATTAGAGTTTAGAAGATTACCTAATAGTGACGCATGTATCATAGCGTTACAAGAATATGAACCGACGTTACCTTGGTGGGTATATAAGTATACCCAAGCAAAAGTTCATAAAAGTGTAATGAATCTTTTTAAATTCAAGATTAATAGCCAAAAAACTAATAAAGGAGAATACTTTAATATGAAGAAGTTTATTTTGCCAATTGTTATTACAGGTGCAATTGTTTTGAAAGTATATGGATTGAAAAAGTATTTAGCTAGAAAAAATAACATGTCTAATGCCGAACTATAG